The Cervus canadensis isolate Bull #8, Minnesota chromosome X, ASM1932006v1, whole genome shotgun sequence genome contains a region encoding:
- the GPR173 gene encoding probable G-protein coupled receptor 173 codes for MANTTGEPEEVSGALSPPSAAAYVKLVLLGLIMCVSLAGNAILSLLVLKDRALHKAPYYFLLDLCLADGIRSAVCFPFVLASVRHGSSWTFSALSCKIVAFMAVLFCFHAAFMLFCISVTRYMAIAHHRFYAKRMTLWTCAAVICMAWTLSVAMAFPPVFDVGTYKFIREEDQCIFEHRYFKANDTLGFMLMLAVLMAATHAVYGKLLLFEYRHRKMKPVQMVPAISQNWTFHGPGATGQAAANWIAGFGRGPMPPTLLGIRQNGHAASRRLLGMDEVKGEKQLGRMFYAITLLFLLLWSPYIVACYWRVFVKACTVPHRYLATAVWMSFAQAAVNPIVCFLLNKDLKKCLRTHAPCWGTGGAPAPREPYCVM; via the coding sequence ATGGCCAACACCACTGGAGAGCCCGAGGAGGTGAGCGGTGCACTGTCTCCACCATCAGCAGCGGCTTACGTGAAGCTGGTGCTGCTGGGACTGATCATGTGCGTGAGCCTGGCGGGCAACGCCATCTTGTCCCTGCTGGTGCTCAAGGACCGTGCCCTGCACAAGGCTCCTTACTACTTTCTGCTGGACCTGTGCCTGGCTGACGGCATACGCTCTGCCGTCTGCTTCCCCTTTGTGCTGGCTTCTGTGCGCCACGGCTCCTCATGGACCTTCAGTGCGCTCAGCTGCAAGATTGTGGCCTTTATGGCTGTGCTCTTTTGCTTCCATGCGGCCTTCATGCTGTTCTGCATCAGCGTCACACGCTACATGGCCATCGCCCACCACCGCTTCTATGCCAAGCGCATGACACTCTGGACATGCGCAGCCGTCATCTGCATGGCCTGGACCCTGTCTGTGGCCATGGCCTTCCCACCTGTCTTCGACGTGGGCACCTACAAGTTCATCCGTGAGGAGGACCAGTGTATCTTTGAGCATCGCTACTTCAAGGCCAATGACACGCTGGGCTTCATGCTTATGTTGGCTGTGCTTATGGCAGCCACACATGCTGTCTATGGCAAGCTGCTCCTCTTCGAGTATCGTCACCGCAAGATGAAGCCTGTGCAGATGGTGCCAGCCatcagtcagaactggacattcCATGGCCCTGGGGCCACTGGCCAGGCTGCTGCCAATTGGATCGCTGGCTTTGGCCGAGGGCCCATGCCACCAACCCTACTGGGTATCCGGCAGAATGGGCATGCAGCCAGCCGGCGGCTGCTGGGCATGGACGAGGTCAAGGGTGAAAAGCAGCTGGGCCGTATGTTCTACGCGATCACACtgctcttcctgctcctctggTCACCCTACATCGTGGCCTGCTACTGGCGAGTGTTTGTGAAAGCCTGCACTGTGCCCCACCGTTACCTGGCCACTGCTGTTTGGATGAGCTTCGCCCAGGCTGCCGTCAACCCAATCGTCTGCTTTCTGCTCAACAAGGACCTCAAGAAGTGCCTGAGGACTCACGCCCCCTGCTGGGGCACAGGAGGTGCCCCAGCTCCTAGAGAACCCTACTGTGTGATGTGA